Within Deltaproteobacteria bacterium, the genomic segment GCCGGCAACCCGGGCATGGCGAGCGGCGGCACGGGCGACGTGCTCGCGGGGATCGTCGGGGGCCTGCTCGGCCAGGGGCTCGCCCCGTTCGACGCCGCGATCCTCGGCGTCTTGGCGCACGGTGCGGCGGGCGACCGGGTGGCCGCCCGGCAGGGCGAGGTGGGGCTGCTCGCCGGCGACCTCCTGGCCGAGCTGCCGCCGACGCTCGCCGAGCTCCAGGCCACGGGGCGTCCCGCGCCGCGACGCCGCGAGAGGGCCCGTGCAGACACGTGAGCTGACGACCTCCACGCCCGAGGAGACGGAGGCCCTCGGCGAGGCGCTCGGGCACGCGGCGCAGGGCGGCGAATTGATCGGGCTCGTCGGCGACCTCGGCGCCGGCAAGACCTGCTTCGTGCGCGGCCTCGCGCGCGGCCTCGGGATCGATCCCGGCCGCGTCCACAGCCCCTCTTTCACGACCGTGACGGAGTACCCGGGCGGGCGCCTGCCACTCACTCACGTCGACCTCTACCGCCTGGAGAGCCCGCTCGCCGATGAGCTATGGCTGCGCGACGCGCTGTACGGCGACGGCGTGGCGGCCGTGGAGTGGTTCGAGCGGATCGCCCCGGGCGCCGGAGACGACGCTCTCGTGGTGACCCTGCGCTACGCGGGCCCCGAGCGCCGCGTGATCGCACTCGGGGCCCGCGGGTCGCGCCACGAGCGGCTGCTCGACGTCGCGCTCGGCGGGCGAACGGAGCGCTGAAGCCGGCGGGCAACACGATCGTCGACCGCCCGCACCGTTGCGTGGCGCCTCGGCGCGTACCCGACCCACGCAACGCCTTGGAGCCCGCTCGCCTCTGAGCTATCGTTGCCCGGCGTCGAGACATGTCGCTGATCGTCCAGAAGTTCGGAGGCACGTCGGTCGCCGACGTCGACCGCATCCGCCACGTCGCGGGCATTGTCGGGGCGACCCGCGCCGCCGGCCGCGACGTGGTCGTCGTCGTGTCGGCGATGGCGGGGGAGACGAATCGCCTGCTCGCGCTCGCGCGGCAGGCCGCCCGCACGCCCGACGAGCGGGAGAGCGACGCGCTCGTCGCGACCGGCGAGCAGGTGACGGCGGCGCTCCTCGCCCTCGCGCTGCGGGACGCCGGCCTCCCCGCCCGCTCGTTCCTCGGCCACCAGGTGCGGATCGAGACCGACAGCGCCTACGGCCGGGCCCGTATCGTCCGGGTGGACGTCGACCGCTTGCGGGGCACGCTCGCCGAGGGCACGGTGGCGGTCGTGGCGGGGTTCCAGGGCGTCGACGGCGCCGGCAGCATCACCACCCTCGGGCGGGGTGGCTCGGACACCAGCGCCGTGGCCCTGGCGGCGGCGCTCGCCGCCGACGCCTGCGAGATCTACACCGACGTGGACGGCGTCTACACGAGCGACCCGCGCATCGTGCCCCAGGCCCGCAAGCTCGAGCGCATCGCCTACGACGAGATGCTCGAGCTCGCGAGCCTCGGCGCCAAGGTGCTCCAGATCCGGTCGGTCGAGTTCGCCAAGCGCTACCGGGTGCCCGTCCACGTGCGCTCCACCTTCAGCGCCGCGCCGGGCACCTGGGTCGTCGAGGAGGATGCGAGCATGGAAGAGGTGTCCGTCGCGGGCGTCGCCTACGATCGGGACGAGGCCAAGCTGACGGTCCTGCGGGTCCCGGACCGTCCCGGGGTGGCCGCGCGCCTCTTCGGCCCGATCGCGCGCGCCCACATCGTCATCGACATGATCATCCAGAACGCGAGCGCCGACGGCACCACGGACCTGACCTTCACCGTGCCGCGCGGCGACTACGAGAAGGCGCGCGGGCTCGTCGAGTCGACCGCCAGGGAGATCGGCGCCCAGGGCGTCACCGGGCAGACCGACGTCGCCAAGGTGTCGATCGTCGGCATCGGCATGCGCACCCATGCCGGCATCGCGGCCCGCATGTTCGAGGTGCTGGCCGCCGAGGGCATCAACGTGCAGATGATCTCCACCTCGGAGATCAAGATCTCGGTGGTGGTCGACGAGAAGTACACGGAGCTGGCGGTGCGCGCGCTGCACGACGCGTTCATCGGGGGACCACGCCCATGAGACGCGTCCAGCTCTACGACACGACGCTCCGCGACGGCGCCCAGGCCGAGGACGTCTCCTTCACGCTCGAGGACAAGGTGCGCATCGCCGAGCGCCTCGACGACCTCGGCATGCACTACATCGAGGGCGGCTGGCCGGGCTCGAACCCGCGCGACGAGGAGTTCTTCCGGGCCGTCAAGCGCCTCGGCCTCCGGCACGCGAAGATCGCGGCCTTCGGCTCGACGCGGCGAGCGGGCGTGCGCGCGGCCGACGACCACAACCTGGCGCTCTGCCTCCGCGCCGAGACCCCCGTCGTCACGATCGTCGGCAAGACGTGGGACCTCCACGTGCGCGACGACCTGCGCATCCCGCTCGAGGAGAACCTCGAGGTCATCCGCGACTCGATCGCGTATCTCAAGACGCACACCGACGAGGTGATCTTCGACGCCGAGCACTTCTTCGACGGGCTCGCCGCCAACCGCGACTACGCGCTCGCGTGCCTGCGCGCGGCGGCCGACGCGGGCGTCGACCTCGTCTGCCTCTGCGACACGCGGGGCGGCTCCGTTCCGGCGGGCGTCGGGGCCGGCGTCGACGCCGCCCGGGCGGTCCTGGGGACGACGCCGCTCGCCATCCACTGCCACAACGACTGCGAGCTGGCGGTCGCCAACTCGATCGAAGCGATCGACCACGGGTGCGTCCAGGTCCAGGGCACGATCAACGGCTTCGGCGAGCGGTGCGGCAACGCGAACCTCGTCTCGGTGATCCCGGTGCTGCAGCTGAAGCGCGGCTACGACTGCCTGTCGGCCGCGCAGCTCCGCAAGCTCGCCGAGGTCTCGCACTTCGTCTACGAGCTCGCCAACCTCGAGCCCAACAAGCGCCAGCCCTTCGTCGGGCAGAGCGCGTTCGCGCACAAGGGCGGGCTGCACGTCGCCGCCGTGCAGAAGAACCCCGAGACCTACGAGCACATCGACCCGGCGGTGATCGGCAACACGCAGCGCGTGCTGGTCTCGGACCTCTCCGGCCGCTCGAACCTGCTCTACAAGGCAGCCGAGTTCGGGCTCGACCTGGAGAGCAACGCGCCCGCCGTGAAGGCGCTCCTCGGGGAGCTCAAGGACCTCGAGGCGAAGGGCTATGCCTACGAGGGGGCGGAGGCGTCGTTCGAGCTCCTCATGCAGAAGGCGCTCGACGGCGACCGCGTGCGCTACTTCCGGCTGATCGGCTTCCGGGTGATCGACGAGAAGCGGAACGAGACCGAGACGCCGATCGCCGAGGCGACCATCATGCTCGAGGGCCCCGACGGCCAGATCGAGCACACCGCCGCCCAGGGCAACGGGCCGGTGCACGCGCTCGACCAGGCGCTGCGCAAGGCGCTCGGCAAGTTCTACCCCGAGGTCGAGCAGGTGCGGCTCCACGACTACAAGGTCCGCGTGCTCGGCAGCGCCGAGGGCACGGCCGCGGCGGTGCGCGTCCTCATCGAGTCGGGCGACGAGCACGACCACTGGGGGACGGTCGGCGTCTCGCACAACGTGATCGAGGCGAGCTGGCAGGCCCTCGCCGACAGCATGGACTACAAGCTCTACAAGGTGCGTCGCGGAGCGGCGCGCGGGCGGGCGGCCGACACACGCCGCGGCTGAGCGGCGGCTGCGGCGAGACCATCCCGCGCGATGCGCATCTACCTCGACCACAACGCCGGCGCCCCGCTGCGCCCCGAGGCACGCGAGGCCATGCTCCGCTTCCTCGGCAGGCCGGGGAACCCGTCGAGCGCGCATCGCGAGGGGGCGCGCGCCCGCGGGGCGGTCGAGGCGGCGCGCGCCGAGGTGGCGGCGCTCATCGGCGCGGGCCCCGCCGAGATCGTGTTCACGAGCGGGGCGACCGAGGCGAACAACCTGGCGTTGCGGGGCGTCGTTCGCGCCCCGGCCGGCCTCGTCACCACCGCGATCGAGCACGCCTCGGTGCTGGAGACGGCCCGGGCGCTGGCGGCCGAGGGCGTGCGGCTCACCGTCGTGCCCGTGGACGGCGACGGACGGGTGGCCGCCGACGACGTCGTGGCGGCGTGCGCGCCGGGCACGGCGCTCGCGAGCGTCGGGCTCGCGAACGGCGAGGTCGGCTCGGTGGCGCCCGTCGCGGCGATCGCGGGCGGGCTCCGCGGGAGCGGCGTGCGCCTCCATACGGACGCGGCACAGGCGGCCGGTCGGATGCCGATCGACGTGCGCGCGCTCGGCGTCGATCTGCTCTCGCTCTCGGCTCACAAGCTCGGCGGTCCCGCGGGCGTCGGGGCGCTCTGGGTGCGAAGGGACGTCGGCCTCCGGTCCCAGATGACCGGCGGGCCGCAGGAGCGCGGCCAGCGCGCCGGGACCGAGAACGTGGCGGGCATCGTCGCCTTCGCCGAGGCGGCGCGGCTCGCGCGTCGGGACCTCGCCGTCGCGGCGGCGCACTGCGCGCGGCTCGTCGACCGGCTCTGGTCGGGCCTCCGGGCGTCCATGCCGGGGGTGCAGCTCAATGGTCCCGCCGCGCCGCCGCGGCTGCCGAACACGCTCAACCTCACCTTTCCCGGCTGCAGCGGCGACAGCCTCGTCGTCCTCCTCGACCTCGCGGGCATCGCCGTGTCGGCCGGCTCGGCGTGCGCCGCCGGCGCGGCCGAGCCGTCGCACGTCCTGGCAGCGATGGGACGGGATCGGGAGACGGCACGCAGCGGGCTCCGCCTGAGCGTCGGGCCGGCGACGACGGACGCCGACATCGACCGCGTGCTCGCCGTGCTCCCCGACCTCGTGGCCCAGGTGCGGGGCGGAGCGGCGGCGTGAGGGTCGTGGTGGCGATGAGCGGCGGGGTCGACAGTGCGGTCGCGGCCGCCCGGTGCGTCCGCGCGGGCCACGAGTTGATCGGCATCTCGCTCCGCCTGGCGCGTGACGGGAGCGGCAGCTGCTGCTCCCTCGACGACTTCCACGACGCGCGCGCGGTCGCCGACCGGCTCGGCTTTCCCCACTACGTGTTCGACTTCACCGACGTCTTCGAGCGCGAGGTGGTGCGGCCGTTCGTCGCCGAGTACCTCGCCGGGCGCACGCCGAACCCGTGCGCGCGCTGCAACGAGCACGTCAAGTTCGGCCTGCTCCGGCAGCGAGCCCGGGAGCTCGGCGCGGCCCGGCTCGCCACCGGCCACTACGCCCGCATCGGCGTCGACCCCGAGAGCGGCGGCCCGCGTCTGCGGACCGCGGCCGATGCGGCCAAGGACCAGACCTACTTCCTCTTCGCCCTCACGCACGGCGACCTCGAGCGGACGCTCTTCCCGGTGGGTGCGCTGACCAAGGCCGAGGTGCGGGCCGAGGCTCGGGCGCTCGGCCTCCCGGTCGCCGAGAAGCCGGACAGCATGGAGGTCTGCTTCGTGCCCGCGGGCGACGCGGCCGGCTTCGTCGAGCGGCGGGCGGCGCCCGAGGCGCTCCGGGCGGGCGCCGTCGTCGACGAGGCCGGACGGGAGATCGGCCGCCACCGCGGCATC encodes:
- the tsaE gene encoding tRNA (adenosine(37)-N6)-threonylcarbamoyltransferase complex ATPase subunit type 1 TsaE — translated: MTTSTPEETEALGEALGHAAQGGELIGLVGDLGAGKTCFVRGLARGLGIDPGRVHSPSFTTVTEYPGGRLPLTHVDLYRLESPLADELWLRDALYGDGVAAVEWFERIAPGAGDDALVVTLRYAGPERRVIALGARGSRHERLLDVALGGRTER
- a CDS encoding aspartate kinase is translated as MSLIVQKFGGTSVADVDRIRHVAGIVGATRAAGRDVVVVVSAMAGETNRLLALARQAARTPDERESDALVATGEQVTAALLALALRDAGLPARSFLGHQVRIETDSAYGRARIVRVDVDRLRGTLAEGTVAVVAGFQGVDGAGSITTLGRGGSDTSAVALAAALAADACEIYTDVDGVYTSDPRIVPQARKLERIAYDEMLELASLGAKVLQIRSVEFAKRYRVPVHVRSTFSAAPGTWVVEEDASMEEVSVAGVAYDRDEAKLTVLRVPDRPGVAARLFGPIARAHIVIDMIIQNASADGTTDLTFTVPRGDYEKARGLVESTAREIGAQGVTGQTDVAKVSIVGIGMRTHAGIAARMFEVLAAEGINVQMISTSEIKISVVVDEKYTELAVRALHDAFIGGPRP
- a CDS encoding citramalate synthase, which encodes MRRVQLYDTTLRDGAQAEDVSFTLEDKVRIAERLDDLGMHYIEGGWPGSNPRDEEFFRAVKRLGLRHAKIAAFGSTRRAGVRAADDHNLALCLRAETPVVTIVGKTWDLHVRDDLRIPLEENLEVIRDSIAYLKTHTDEVIFDAEHFFDGLAANRDYALACLRAAADAGVDLVCLCDTRGGSVPAGVGAGVDAARAVLGTTPLAIHCHNDCELAVANSIEAIDHGCVQVQGTINGFGERCGNANLVSVIPVLQLKRGYDCLSAAQLRKLAEVSHFVYELANLEPNKRQPFVGQSAFAHKGGLHVAAVQKNPETYEHIDPAVIGNTQRVLVSDLSGRSNLLYKAAEFGLDLESNAPAVKALLGELKDLEAKGYAYEGAEASFELLMQKALDGDRVRYFRLIGFRVIDEKRNETETPIAEATIMLEGPDGQIEHTAAQGNGPVHALDQALRKALGKFYPEVEQVRLHDYKVRVLGSAEGTAAAVRVLIESGDEHDHWGTVGVSHNVIEASWQALADSMDYKLYKVRRGAARGRAADTRRG
- a CDS encoding cysteine desulfurase codes for the protein MRIYLDHNAGAPLRPEAREAMLRFLGRPGNPSSAHREGARARGAVEAARAEVAALIGAGPAEIVFTSGATEANNLALRGVVRAPAGLVTTAIEHASVLETARALAAEGVRLTVVPVDGDGRVAADDVVAACAPGTALASVGLANGEVGSVAPVAAIAGGLRGSGVRLHTDAAQAAGRMPIDVRALGVDLLSLSAHKLGGPAGVGALWVRRDVGLRSQMTGGPQERGQRAGTENVAGIVAFAEAARLARRDLAVAAAHCARLVDRLWSGLRASMPGVQLNGPAAPPRLPNTLNLTFPGCSGDSLVVLLDLAGIAVSAGSACAAGAAEPSHVLAAMGRDRETARSGLRLSVGPATTDADIDRVLAVLPDLVAQVRGGAAA
- the mnmA gene encoding tRNA 2-thiouridine(34) synthase MnmA; amino-acid sequence: MRVVVAMSGGVDSAVAAARCVRAGHELIGISLRLARDGSGSCCSLDDFHDARAVADRLGFPHYVFDFTDVFEREVVRPFVAEYLAGRTPNPCARCNEHVKFGLLRQRARELGAARLATGHYARIGVDPESGGPRLRTAADAAKDQTYFLFALTHGDLERTLFPVGALTKAEVRAEARALGLPVAEKPDSMEVCFVPAGDAAGFVERRAAPEALRAGAVVDEAGREIGRHRGIHRFTVGQRRGLGVAGGPRRYVKTIDAATGTVTAVAAGALGASGLVAREVTWAAGRPPAPGTPVAVRIRHRHAPVPAHVVPVSPAEVRVRFDRPGPAVTPGQAAVFYRGDLVLGGGWIAEAIQ